Sequence from the Thunnus maccoyii chromosome 11, fThuMac1.1, whole genome shotgun sequence genome:
TGGCAAAGCAAATGCTCATATCAACTATTCCAGTGACATTTAATACTTGTAACATTCTCAGATGCATGTGTGTAAGAAGTAAAAGTGGCACATTGATTTCTGGCAGATAGTTTAAACAGAAACTCCAAGATAAACTGAGTAGTTTGACACCACTGCTTTGCCTCTATGTCTGGTTTACCTTGAGTCCTGGAGCAGGGTAGAAGCCCTCTACAATCTTAGTATTGTCAAAGAGACTGTATGCTCCGTCTCTGATGGCTACCACACCACGGCTGCGGCAGTAGATATCGATGCAGTACATATTTCGGAACGCCAGGCGGATGTGTGTGGGTGACTGGGGTAGGATGGAGAAGCACTGGTAGGCAGTGTTGGTGCGCTGGGTCAAGCCCAGCATGGGCACTGTTGGTAGCTTGTTGATAGCATTTAGAGGGGCCTGTGTGTCGGAAAGCACCTagagaaacacagatgaaaCGTAACCCAGGGAAATCACACAGAAATACCAAAAGCAAAAGTAAAAGTGAATGGTTTATGATTAGAGAAACAGGGAACATAGCacatttttcaaactattttaaGACTGCATAAAGAACTACATGGAACAATACAGTGAGCACCAGAAACCcttaagaaaaagaaattggaattttttttttagaagaagaACCTTAAAAGTCTCTTGAAAATACCAAGAAAATACATGTGTATTGTGGCTGCATTTTCATAACCATGTTCCTTTgtacctgcagcagctgcatcaCATTTGGGTTCTTGTTGAACATCTCCTGTAGCTGGTGGAGGATGATGTTGTGGCAATTGGAGCAGCCAGAGTTTGGCCCCACGGTGCCCAGGGCGAGGTGGAAGCGCTGGCTGTTGGAGTTCCACTGGATGGTGACTGAGCTGCCTTTGGTGGTGCCGTAGCACAGCACCAGCTTACGGTAGTTATACAACCGCACCTCAGAGAACAGGCTCAGGTAAGATGGCATCTCTGGAGGGAAACAGTCACAGTGTGCAGCTATATTAGATGGTTATGTCTCATTTGCCAAGCTTCAATTCAAGAGAGTGACACTGATGAATGCAAGCCTGGGATAACACTTAAACTGCAATGCATTTATGTTCACACAACCTGCAGAGGTCAACATTAAGATCTGATAGTTAGCTGAAGTGAAACTGATGACACTGGGTTTTTACATGTTAtatcatttattgttattttaagttgACTGAGGAAATGCTCTCAGCACAAAGATGAAACCAGTTcgaataaaacatttttttttactttaaaaatacatgatCAGTTTACAAATGTATGTAATTATTTGCATCTATCTCATTCATTGCAACTCCATACATCTGCAACAAAATGGCCAGTAACATACTGAccaatttaaaacaaactgatcTTCATCCAAGAGCTATGCATTGATTGATTTAAGTGGAATCTTTGCTTTACAGATGATTTTGCACGTACCTGGCAGTGCACGAGAGAAGTTGAGGACACACTGGTACAGTTGACTGATGGCATTCCAGTCATTAAGGAACATCTCTACAACTTTCCGCCCGCCCACCGGCTCCGACAGAGGGTTTTCATAGGTCAGATACACGTGCCGTGTGGAGGCTGAGAGAGGGGGCAGATTTCAGTTAATTTAGGGGTTGGGCTATGTGGCAGATGCAGACAGTTTCCCTTATTTACATacaaaccagaaaacattcttTGAATCTATGAATCTTTGATTCTATCTATGAAGAACAATAACACCATTTGCTGAAATTGCTACAGGAGTATTTAGTATGTCATAGGGTATATCAGAATCAGCTGTATTCATTTGTCTATGGTTTTAGACAGTTCTCTCTTAAGGCAGCTCTTAGAGTGTAATTTTTTTATGATTCCTACAAATGATTTTACTATTATATACactttaaagattaaaaaatctCAATTagattcaaaaataaaaatgtacgTTAAAGAAATATATCTAAACTCTTAGTGATGAAATGGGAACATGTGGTGTGTACCTTGCTCCTTGCTGTGTGTGCTATTGAGCGGGCAGTTGGCCAGCACCAGTTCAGCCACCCATGTTCGGTTGTTCCTGCCCTGCAGGCGGATGGTGCTGTCCAGAAGGGAACGCTCTAAAGCTCTCCTGGTCTCCTCTCCTACGCCTTTACAGGGAGGAATCCTGCAGTATAAAAGAAGATATATACTTTAGAGTCACAAATTttatcacagtttttcaggttttcatACTTTGAATAGAAATATTGTTTGGCTGTCATGTATGTGCATAAATACATGCATATGTGCTTGTGACTGTATTACTTTAGTAGACGTATGGCATGACTGCTGCCATCTCCTTCCACTTGGACACCCTGGTTTGGAATCTCCATGTTGGACAGCTACTCAAAGACGGACAGAGACATGCAACATTAGTCAATGCCAAGCTTGATGTGTTTATCAAAGAGCATGCAGGAGTGGCATGAATGAATCAAATTGTCAAAGTACAGTGACTTACCTCTGTTCTGAGGCCAATGAAAGGCATGTTGGTATCACACATTGCCACTAGGTGAGCCAGCTCCTTGTTGAAGGCACACATTTCCCCAGACCGCTTAGGCTTCTTTGGCTCTGGGTCCCCCTGGTCTCCAGACATCTACAGAGCAACAGTTACaaaaaatgcacattaaataaaGCTAAATATGTATCCTTATCTAGCTGGGCACATTTTTTTCCCTGGTAATGCCTTGCCTCACATGAGGGAGCTGACCAGTACTACCAAAAGCTGAATTTATACTATTTATAATACGAGGTTAATAGTTTATTAAACTATTAGGCAGGATCTCACAACTATGCAAAGTTATCATTGTATAATATGTCTGGTCACATAATACAATGGTCTGATCAGCCTAGTTCTAAGCTCAAGCCCAGCACCACAtccatttaaaacatataaaaaacaaaataatttgtgtaTGATAAAAAACTGCATGTACTCTTGCACTGACTGCCTTTCTCTTAGTCCCAGGTCGGGCCCCTCTGCCTGTTGTATTGTCCTGGACAAGATGTTCTAGGTTGGGCTTGAAATGCTGCAGGAGCTGTGCGCACATGGGTCCGTCCTCTCCTTCCAACtgagatacagacaggaagGAGTACTTGTACTGCAATGCTGTAGGATTGCTTGGTACTTCAAGCATTTCCACCACCTACAAAGAACAAATAAGATGCATGACAGAGAGTTaaacagagttttaaaaaaaatacaagcaaGTAACAGATATGGAGAATGAGAGGGAGGTTGTAAAAATGGAAGCAGTATTTTCTCAAAGTAATTTTGGTTTAGCTCTTTTCAGCAGAGTATTGGCAAGGAACTCACAATGTAGTACTGCGGAAGACGTGTGAGCTTGATGAagagtttgtgtttggacaAGCTGCCAACTGGGTGAGAAGCTGAGTTGGAGAGGTGAAGGACATCAGTACACACGGTGGGAAGGTGCTTCACAGACTGTCGACAGCGCTGCTCCCCCAACCAGAACCTggccacagagaaaaaaaagtcagtctCTCAATGTTAAGTAAGTTGCAAATAGTCCCAGATTTGTATACTCTTAGTCAATGCATTAACCCTGTTGACTAGTGCAAGACTCACAGCCTGGCAATTCATTTTAACACCCATCTTGCCTCTAGCTTAGCCAAGTGTTGGAAATGACAGATACTGTTACTGACTGCTTCTGTCAGTTTTGACAAGGTGTCAGACTGTCTCCTACTGTTGGCTTTTTGCTTCCCGTCACTTCTATCTACTGAACGGCCACTGCTCCCTTTCACCTGTGCCAACAATGACTTTATAATGTTAGCTGTGAAAATATATTTCCTGTTTATACCAACTTTAAAAAATTAAGGAAGTACTTGACTTACTTCAGTTGTTGAAGCCAAGATATAATGCGCTTCATATCATCGTTGATGGTCTTTTCAATGTCATCCAGCATGGACTGATCTGGAGTAAGAAAACAGTTTTAGGTTCACAGAGCACATGAAACATTAAAAGTAGAaccacagagaaacaaagcCTGAAATTAGATTGTTTTTGCCAAATTGTTAATTCCCTTAATCTTACATAATTACAACCCGCACTGAAACCTTAACTAGGATCACAACAGggacaaatgtgaaaaaaaattaaccaCCACTGGTTGATTATATTTGCATATTGCTATTTATTGTTCTAAATTAATGTTTGCTCCTACTTACCTAATCCATACAGCATGGGCTGGAACATGCCAGAGTGCAGGTCTACAAAAATATGTAGACATTCTGAACGACCACACGGCTCAAGTATTGGAATAACAAGTGTGGGTAAAGCAGTCTCGATGAatgctgaaataaacagaaacacactctAGTACCTCTTTTCAACACTGCAGATGACACAAAACCATGGTTACGGAACATTATTGAATTGAAGGAGAGTGAACTTTTTAATCTTTGAAACTGTTTCACTGTTGGCACAAGGCTTCAGTTGCTCCAGGAAATAACACTGGTTTCTGCAGATTTGTTCAATATACACCCAAGaatttgtgaaatgtttaatAATGAGAAGTtagaataaatacatacagttgTCACTGGGATTGCTGGTCTTTAGAATGGCCTTCAATTCCTGTAGCTTCTGATGTGACCGGGCATGAACACTGTCAATCAAAAGTTTCTCCACTGACAGATGGTCAATCTAAAGAATGAGCGAGAGAAAACAAACGTTATTAAATTGAAAGATATTTGTACAGCGAGTCACACTGCCTATAACTTTATACAGCACTGAAAACTTTAATTGAAAACATATGTGCAAATTACCTTCATAGCTCTCTCCATTAATTTGGAGTCACATGCAGGGAGAGGAGGTTCATGAGATATTTGCAGTGGCTTAGATCCATCTGATTCATCAATCTTGATAGTGACTTTGTGTACTGATGCTGTACCCGTTTTCCTACCCAACACCTGTTGGCTGgaggaacaaaaagaaagaaagggatgAAAACTATATGAATGCATTCTGGTATTTTTTAATGCAATGTAGGTGCACCATTTGTGTTTACAGGTTTAAGTGAGTGAATGCATACATCTACATGTCCATACatgtaaatgtgatttaaagTCTTACTTCCAGACAGTAAGCGTGAGGTATTTTGCAGGCACATATCTCTCCTCCTGCACCAGATCTCCCCATCGCTCTCTGATCAGCATCAAAGTCTGAGAGTGGAGCACCTCTAActgcagtgacagacagaaggagTCTGGAAACAATGCAGTTAAAGAAGACACAGCGTGGGAAATACTAAGTCCAGGTGAATAGAGATAAAGTATCATACACATCTTTCCATTAGCATTCaaaacacactcgcacacatATCCTCCTACACTTTGTCGGTAAAAGGGGCATTTGTGCCCGACACAGACTGCTCTTTGACATGGTAAGCTGCGCTGCTAGTGATGGTGGGGGAAAGGCAGAGAAGAGATGTACTGATTAGCATTGTGATTAGCACAGTCATGCTCAGTTCGCATGCTTGATTAGGATCTTTGATGTTAGCATAAATGCTAACACGCTGTTATTTTTCCGGTGTCCTGAAGGCTACATTTTACCACAGACTGATGAGTGGCATCATGAGAGAACAAATCCTCGACTttatattaaacttgaattaattttttttttttttttttaattaagtgtCCTGCTATCTCATGGCCCATCCCTCATGGATTCCTTTCTAAGTACAGTATCAACAGGTGTTAAAACACACATCCCCATAAGGAATAATTATACCTCACATGACCCAGCTGAGTGACAGATATTAGTGAGACTAATGCTGTCCTTCCTTCATCATTAACAAAAGGTGGTTGTGTTGTTTAGGAATGAATGAAGGAAGAGGGGTCTAAGAAGGATGCAGTTTTGCAGCTGTGTTTCTCATTGGAATGCTGCACTTGTCTGCTTGACCAGTCAATACTCTATATGCTCTGACACACACTCCCGTCCTACTGCAGTAGTTCACAGCAGACTGGGACAAAAGCCAAGTGGATGCAGGCAGGACATACACAAAATGCCTGTCAATGTGCATGGacagacaaataaagacaaagaaaggatACGCAAGCAGTTGTACATGTCCTGTAGGGGTTTTTCATCCGCACACAGACGTGCCTGGACCAATTCGTGGATGAAGTTCACCTGCAAACTGTGGACCAAGGCTCGGCCATCTGTCAATATAAAGGGAGGGAAGAATAATTTGAGTGTGGAAATAGACAAGCAAATAAAGGCCAGTTGAGAGCGGGCCAGGATGaagtaaaaaattaattaaaggaaaagcatTAGCAATACAGTATACTGTCAATCAGTTTTCAATGGTGCCACTTGTGGTGTGCAACAGAGCTTGATGGGTGCATGCCTTACCTCCAGTTTCTTTGTCCTCTACCAAAATCTCCAGCTTCAGCAGCCTCCAGGGAATATCCGGGTCATCTCCCATCACCGTCAAAGTAGCCTCAAACTCGCCTTCCACACGAAACTTTACACGTCCATTGgctgcacaaacatgcaaacatacgCATAGAATCTTCTCATTACCATCACAGCTGAAAACTGTAGGTTATTCCATGTCAGATCAGATAAGATTGTTGCAGCACCGTCTCAGATTTTGTTCAAACCTTGTCTATATCATGAATGGGTCCTAAAACCAAgataaaatatttctgttttcatatattttcagCCCTTGATATTATTTCGTCTTTATAGCCTCAAAAACACCTTATCTGGGAAGCCATATTTGGGCATTAATATCTTGACAAGTATTGTTCAGAGTCTCACCAAACTTTGTAGGATGGAAGACAAACAAGTCTTCTGTATGCCAAAACCATTAAAAGCCAGTACTGCatgccattttatttttataaggtCCTAGGTTtggaaaaaagtgcaaaattccTAGATGAGAGTCATATTGAGGGTATTACTAACCCACATTTTTGCACCAATATGGTATCAATCATCATTTCTTCTGCAAATACaaccttttattaaattttgtgccaatattTGAGGTCTCTGCCACCAATGGACATGAAgatattatgaataaaacaaggcATGATAGtatattttggtcattttcataGGATCAAAATGGTATATGGGGTAGCTAGTAggaacataaaaatgtaattgctTGATGTATGGTTATTAAGGGTATAAAGTGCCAATgtccttctgtttttccttcatacaaaaatagaaacagatttGAGATACATTTTACCTATAGCAGAAAAACATCCATTTCAGGATTACACTTTTTGAATCAGTATCTCCATGATTATTGAATTCCTGTGTCATATGATTTGTAAGAAATAAAGGATAAATATGTCTTCAGTTTCATTGGAATGGAGGGTATTTGAGATGGGAATTGTGTCTCTGGTAAGGTCTTGGATattgaaaataagtgaaatattttgatgaAACCTCTGGTATAAGGAGGAAGAAGTGGTATCCTAAATGGCCCTCTCAAGCTCCAGTGCGAGTATCTAAATGTGTTTCCACATAAAATGTTGGATGTGTTTATAACGGTAATTTTACAGTGTGCATGTAAGAAAGCTATATGCCCTGATAGTAAAGAATATAGCTTCCATTACTGACCTACAATAAAATGAGCCTAAAGAAAACATGTATTACTTTACTCCAATCAATATTTCAGAGGCCGGGACACATAAGTACAGATAATAAGGGAAGACCCTGCTTCTTCATTATGGACATTTTCTTCCTAGAGTTAAAACAatatctttaacaatgtgtatTTATCTATGAAGGCAACATGGAAGGATATTGGCACTTTGTACACTAAACGACCATACATTAAGCTATTTccacatacattttaatgttcCTACTACCTATCCCACATACCATTTTGGTCctattaaaatgatcaaaaaatgCTACCatgctttgttttattcataatacCTTCATGTCCATTAGTGGTAGAAACCTCAaatattggcacaaaattaacaaaaggTTGTACTGGAAGACAAAATAATGATTGGTGCCATATAGGTGCAAAAAATTGGTTACTTAATGTCCAATCATGGCTTCCCTGATATGGCGTTTTAGTGAGTgtaaaaattaagaaatatcaaggtgcaaaaaaaaaaataaaacactggaactgagcaaaaatattttacaggccTTGACTTTGGGAGCCAAACATTATATAGgcaaactttgaacaaaatTTGAGATGGTGCCGCAATCACTTTCCTGGATTCTGTCTGATTTGACACAGAATGACCCAGTACTGAAGTTGTAAGAATggcaaacttttaaaatatacCATAGTGGGTGTACACATGCTGCTTACCAACTGTGAGGTTGGCTAACTGAGGAGGTAAGTCTGTGGTGACAAGGCGATGCCGTAGAATCTGATTAAGCTGGTTCAGGGTAGTCTGCTTCTCAGACTTAGTGATGGGGTCTGGAGGAATGATTTTATCCTACACACATGGACAAAAAGAGGATAAATGTGCTGACATAGTAGACATACAAGAGGGAAAGTTTCTTAAAGTGATAAGTTTGATCTCCCAGCATCCTTTCATGCTAGACTGTATATCAACAGTCATAGCAAGCAGCGAAGAAAGTTTAAATACTGACTTACTCGTATGCAGGTGGGCAAGCGTGGGTATGACCCCGTTGTGAGTACATCGATGGCGAAGGGGATGGCAAAGCTGGGTAAACGTGCATGTACCAGGGCATCCCTGGCCAATGATGCAAGTCTATCAGCTGTATCCACAAACAAGATGGTCTGCTGATCCAAGAAGCTGGAAATCATCTGTTACCATAGATACCATGGGAGAGAGGTTCAGAGCAGGGTCATGTGCTGTGTATTATTAAAATCTACTTCTATAGGGTGATTATAGTCTTTATGCACACGTACCGCACACTTTTCAACTTTCCCTGCATTGCTTGCCCACTTCACCAGGGCTAGGAGACGCACAAATAGCTGCCTGGTACGACTGGCAAACTGGACAATCTCAATTTTTCTGCAAAGGGAACATGAATTAAATGTTGATACTAATttaagcaaacaaaaacagattacCAAAATGCGTGAAAGGAGAAGTACATGAAGAAGAAACCTACCTCTCCATGTCCGTTTTTCGGGGAAGTCTGAAAAGAgaacattaaaaccactgattAATGCCATTTTCCTCATCCTGCCCAACATAATACTACTCTAAAATCTGTGCATCCCTAGTTTTGAGTCTGCTTTGACCTCAGCAAATGACACTGCTGATGTCCTCAGTTGGCAGCTGAGAGACAAGGGACCAATGCGGGGGGAAAAAACTAGCTTTGGAACAGCAAAATAATGCAAGTACTCCTTCATCTACCTGGTGTAGCAGATATTTGTCATCCCTCCCAAACACTTTTCTTGGACAACTAACTATTAGCTATAACGTTAGAATCATAAAAAGATGTGTTGATGATGTGTTGTGTAGTTACTCCCCCTCTCATCACTGTAGTTATCTGTGCTTTCTGGTTTATTACACTCTAAATTATAGCTTTTAGGTCAAATGAAAACGCACCAGCTAACTTCTCAATTAGTGCCAACAGTCGACTTTTGAAGAGCCAATTAGTGTTTACTATAAAGGCTGGAAGAGGCGCATCCTCTTGAGTTTACTAACGTTAGCCGGTTAGCCTACCGGTTATCCTAGTTAGCTTTGAGGCCTACAACGCTAAAAATGTTACTTACAGTTCCGCCAACAGGGTGATTTCATGGTAGGTCCTCTGTAGAAGAAACTCAATGAGCAGGCTCAGTCGTACCCCCTGTGTGGCCGGGGCTCCGGGTGGCGGTGGCTGAGGACCCGAGACAACCGGACCTCCGAGTGGGACGAGCTGCCCATCTGACCCGATCTGCACCGGAGCCATTTTACAATGACGATACGCACTAGCGTTAGTTAGCTAGTACGGCGATGCACACCCAGCGCTACAACGGAAGACTTATCGAGTGAGTTGTAGTGGCTAACTCcttgtgaatatattttttcGCAGTCTCacaacatttctctctctaGACGAATTTCTCTGCATGTACTTGGTTTCTTTGTTCAGCAGAAAACTCAACAAATACGCACAATTTGGTAACTCATTACGGAGAAGACTCAATGCCGCTCAGCCGCCATCTTTGCTGTCGGGAATAATTGCCGTTGAACCGACGGTGGGAAGGAAAACCTAGACAGGAGCCTTGAGGAGTGAGAGTGATAAATAAATGTCTCCCccattactgtgttttactggCTCCACGACCGGGGTAACTAACTGCGGGATCAAACAATTAGCTTAATGTCAGGTTACAGTGCCAGATAAGTGATTACCCGCAAACATATTCTCTCATCTGTTACCAGGGCAACACATGAGagaataaatgaacaaataaacaaaatgacaaacgtccaataacaaaatatatcacaaatcacaaaatgctactttacaaaaaacaataataatagaggCACCATTTGTTAGGCTACAACCcatattcaaaataaacaataaatcacGCATAGTGAAACATTAGCTCTGATGTGTAGGCTGCAGCTTTTGGAGATAAGATCAGGCATAAGTTTCTGCCTTATCCAATCTTAAATGCATGTTATTCCTAATATCTGCTTGACAAAAGATTTATTTACAAAGATTTTATTATAATACTATAAAATCCTGCAGCAATGGTATGATATTCCACACCCACAGGCAGCTATAAGTCTCTCTTACTATGACCCCTTTTTGAAAGAGGGGTATTAAATAATGTGTAATTAGCAAAGTTTGGGGGCTTCTATACCAGGGCAAACTAAGGAAGGGGTATAAGTGACACGTTCACTGGATTACTCTATAGTTGCTATTGGTCTTGATTTCTTTGTCTCATCAGGGGAGTTTATCTGGAAATGTGAGCAGATGAAAAGATGGGGAACACATCAGTTTCACATATGTGCATTTATGCAACGAGTCAGGCCACATTTGCTCTGTATTTTCTATTATCTCATTTTCAGACTTCCTGTGCCTCATTCTGTAGATATTCAGAAGTAAAGTAAAATGTATCAGCAGACACATACAGTGCATCCAGCAATGTTACACATTAATGCCTAAAAGGGACCAATTTCAGTTCCCGCTGTTCCCATATGCACCCACTCCCTCGGGGGCATCCAAGGCCTGAGTATGTAGTGCATTTATGAACACAAAGGGCACATGGGGTGTGGCAGAAAAGACTGACAAACAATATACAGCATATTCATCTGGCTCCAAGAAACaggtatttaaaaaatacattgcTGACCGCAATGATGTCAGTGAACTGGTTACAGATGAATTGCGTCTTTTGATGCCTCCATTCCAAATAACTGCTTGGACACTGAAAGtagaattaaaagaaaaataaaaaccccTATGCACAGTAATATAAAAACGTCAATTGCCTTGTAAGAAATACAATCTTTTTGAACACTATATCTTGAGGTGTTTATTCACCTCTATGGTAATGTTTGAGggtgtagtttgtggtgctgttgcgTGTTTGGGTATAGTTTAACCAGCTCTATCGGATCTTTATTTGAGTGTCCACAGTCTCATCTAAAAGCACACATTTTGCGTAAGTTAGCATTTGTTGCAGGGCCATTGTGTTGGATTTCACCGCACTGTACAGGTGTTTCTATTTCTCTGGTTACCCACTATATTTTTAGTAATAATGTGGGTCATTGTTAAACAACTGAGTGCATGCAGCAGGTATAGTGAATGATGGCTCCTATATATTTTAGCCATTTGGCAGACTTATCCAGAGTAATTTACATCTACTATGCAGGTAAGAATTCGGTGTCCGATTAAGGATGTGTATGTCAGGTCTAGGCACATTGGAGTAGTCGGAGATCAAACCTGTGTTTATTACACATGGTCACAGAAAGTGAAAGGTATAACTACTGTGAAGAAATACTTGACAAACCTCATTGAACACGTGATGCAAAGCAGGCAACTGCCCCCAGGGCCCCAGCTCTACAATCCCTGTGTGACAATTGGTTTATTGTGGTAATATAATTATTGTAACTGCTTGAGAATATGGGAAATTGCACCACTAAAGTGCCATATCAACTGACATGATAAGAGCTGTTAGGTGGGTCCTGCTTTATAATCTGATCTTGAGGCCCTGTGTCAAACTGCGGCTGCAACTGATAGTGTGTTTACATGGTTacattaatttatgtttaattaaatgACTACACAGTTAATTGGGGGCTATCtaatatacacaatacacaaagagggagaggaacAGGGAGGATAatagaatcagaatcatctttattggccaagtatgtttatgcatacaaggaatttgactctggtttagtggctctcaatgtacttagacaaaataacaacacaataatCTTCAGAAGTATACACAAAGAATGAGTATATACGGGTGAAACCAATTCTGTGAACTGTAGACAGGggatttatatatatgtatatatatatatatatatatatatacatacatatataatagGGGCCCTTTTTTTGCCTCGTGGCCTCCAAACAGGTGAATCTGTCCATTACCATGATCACAATCTTTCCTTATCTTCAGCcaaagtgttttagttgccttacttgaaatgtcagttTGCGTATGTAGGTCTGAATTTGCTTGCgttgtgatatttttaatttgtatgaaaatattataGGCTTATTCATGTATGACCACCCCCTGCGGTAGGGGGGCGATATATCCAAGTTCGTCAGGTCGCTCAGCTTTCTGTTGCCTGGCTTTGGTTAAACTACGGAATTTGACATCCTTGGCTGGAACCGGAGTCAGTTACCAGAAATgagagaggttttttttatgCCCTTTTCCATTCAGctgatgttgtgtttgctgAGAGCTGCTCTCGGTTGCAGTGCAAACTAGCACATAGACAACGCTGATCGTTGGGAGTTCACACACAGTCGTctggcctgtttttttttttttttttactgagcaGCATTTGTGTATTCGACTGCGCTTCCGCCATGTTGAACTGATTCAAGTTGTGACTGAGTGCTGGGACCGAGGTGACAAGCCCCAGACATCGGACTAGATAAGAGTAAGCAGGGGGCTGTTACCGCGCCGGTGACGCAGGAAAAACACccagaagcagaggaagaaaaaaaac
This genomic interval carries:
- the med14 gene encoding mediator of RNA polymerase II transcription subunit 14 isoform X2 codes for the protein MAPVQIGSDGQLVPLGGPVVSGPQPPPPGAPATQGVRLSLLIEFLLQRTYHEITLLAELLPRKTDMERKIEIVQFASRTRQLFVRLLALVKWASNAGKVEKCAMISSFLDQQTILFVDTADRLASLARDALVHARLPSFAIPFAIDVLTTGSYPRLPTCIRDKIIPPDPITKSEKQTTLNQLNQILRHRLVTTDLPPQLANLTVANGRVKFRVEGEFEATLTVMGDDPDIPWRLLKLEILVEDKETGDGRALVHSLQVNFIHELVQARLCADEKPLQDMYNCLHSFCLSLQLEVLHSQTLMLIRERWGDLVQEERYVPAKYLTLTVWNQQVLGRKTGTASVHKVTIKIDESDGSKPLQISHEPPLPACDSKLMERAMKIDHLSVEKLLIDSVHARSHQKLQELKAILKTSNPSDNSFIETALPTLVIPILEPCGRSECLHIFVDLHSGMFQPMLYGLDQSMLDDIEKTINDDMKRIISWLQQLKFWLGEQRCRQSVKHLPTVCTDVLHLSNSASHPVGSLSKHKLFIKLTRLPQYYIVVEMLEVPSNPTALQYKYSFLSVSQLEGEDGPMCAQLLQHFKPNLEHLVQDNTTGRGARPGTKRKAMSGDQGDPEPKKPKRSGEMCAFNKELAHLVAMCDTNMPFIGLRTELSNMEIPNQGVQVEGDGSSHAIRLLKIPPCKGVGEETRRALERSLLDSTIRLQGRNNRTWVAELVLANCPLNSTHSKEQASTRHVYLTYENPLSEPVGGRKVVEMFLNDWNAISQLYQCVLNFSRALPEMPSYLSLFSEVRLYNYRKLVLCYGTTKGSSVTIQWNSNSQRFHLALGTVGPNSGCSNCHNIILHQLQEMFNKNPNVMQLLQVLSDTQAPLNAINKLPTVPMLGLTQRTNTAYQCFSILPQSPTHIRLAFRNMYCIDIYCRSRGVVAIRDGAYSLFDNTKIVEGFYPAPGLKTFLNMFVDSNQDARRRSVNEDDNPPSPVGVDVDSLMNQLQAPQTMRGGAGGVYPPLTSPPPNYHANVTPSPSMMPTQSPGNIHASGSPSGALRAPSPFGPTPSPSSLGIAMGQTSFASPHGALDPSSPYAMVSPSHRGQWPGSPQVSGPSPGARIHGMSPGNPSLHSPIPDPHSPRAGTSSQVMPTSMPPPRKLPQRPWAASIPTILTHNALHVLLLPSPTPCLVPGLAGSYLCSPLERFLGSVIMRRHLQRIIQQEANLSIVNSNEPGVIMFKTDVLKCRVALNPKNYQTLQLKVTPENTGPWSPEELQVLEKFFETRVAGPPFKYNTLNAFTKLLGAPTNILRDCVRIMKLELFPDQAAQLKWNVQFCLTIPPSAPPIAPPGTIAVVLKSKMLFFLQLTQRIPVPQEPVSIIVPIVYDMATGLTQQADIPRQHSSSGAAALMVSNILKRFNELHPARQGECTIFASVHELMANLTLPPGTRQ